In Xyrauchen texanus isolate HMW12.3.18 chromosome 14, RBS_HiC_50CHRs, whole genome shotgun sequence, the following are encoded in one genomic region:
- the commd6 gene encoding COMM domain-containing protein 6, which translates to MLSMELPSGVDGVVENIGKLPPDLFAETLQEIFAHLQEQSRAVDFIETCDKFQRAGITLDQQAVQDIIRLMSYHFRLAAKSNLSADVLVSKLNEGSCKWSKIALQLVHQLWTEHGALLHAHHELLTMASIGQLVDMQWKLAMAVSSDTCRSLNSPFISVLMKIADTSGEILQKSFEMTVQQFQNFYRQFKEMASVLETV; encoded by the exons ATGTTGTCAATGGAGCTGCCATCTG GTGTGGATGGTGTGGTAGAGAACATTGGAAAACTCCCCCCAGATTTGTTTGCAGAAACA CTTCAGGAGATTTTTGCTCATCTTCAGGAACAGAGCAGAGCAGTAGATTTTATTGAAACCTGTGAT AAATTTCAAAGAGCTGGGATAACCCTTGATCAGCAAGCTGTTCAAGATATTATAAGACTGATGTCATACCATTTTAG gTTAGCTGCAAAGAGCAATCTCAGTGCCGATGTCTTGGTCAGTAAATTGAATGAGGGCAGCTGTAAATGGTCCAAAATAGCCCTACAGTTGGTGCATCAGCTCTGGACTGAACATGGTGCTCTTCTACATGCACATCATGAGCTTCTGACCATGGCTAGTATTGGACAG CTTGTAGATATGCAGTGGAAGCTTGCAATGGCAGTGAGCTCTGACACCTGCCGATCCCTCAACTCCCCATTCATCTCTGTTCTGATGAAAATTGCAGACACATCAGGAGAGATATTGCAAAAGTCCTTTGAGATGACAGTTCAGCAGTTCCAG AACTTCTACAGACAGTTCAAGGAAATGGCCTCTGTTTTAGAGACTGTTTAA